In the Alistipes provencensis genome, TGCACGTCGGGAGTATCCTGCATGAGATTATAACCCATTATCCCGAAGTTCATCACGACCGCCGTACCCAGCGCATAACGCCATCCGCGCCCTGCAAACCGGCCTGCCAGCTCGCGGAACATCAGCACGATGAACCAAGGGGCGAAAAAAAGCGCCGGGAAGAAGAAGCGCAGTTCCTTGTGCGGAAGAAAGAAATGCACCGCAAGGAACGGTACGAGCATCCATGTCACGACGTGCCGGGGACGGCGCCGGAAGAACCACAACGTCGCCGCGAGCACCAGCAATCCGAAGATTACGCCACCTTCAAGCACCGGAGCCGTGAGATAATACCACCACGGCCGGACCCCGAACTGGTCCATCCGGGCATTGAGAATATTCTCGTGCAGGTAGTTCCACGGCGTGAGGGTCCACTCCCCGTAAAGCCAGCGGTCGGCCAGCAGTCCGAGCACCAGTATGGCCAGCACGCCCGGAACCATCCCGGCATAGAGTTTCCAGCGGCGGTGAAACACCAACAGCCAGATGCCGTAACCCAGCAGTGCGAATCCCATCTGAAACCGCACCGCAAAGGTCATCCCGGCGGTCATTCCCAGCAACACGCCCCATCCGAACTCCCGCCGCCCCACGGCCCTGCGGCAGCGTATCGTGAGCGCCGCCAGCAACAGAAGCAGGTTGCCCGAGATCATCTCGGCATTGAAATGGACATGGAGGTAGGCCAGAAACCAGAGGAAGAATCCCAGCAGCAGGAACCAGCAACGGGCTTTCTCGTCCTCCAGTTCGTCACGCACCGTGCGGTAGAA is a window encoding:
- a CDS encoding glycosyltransferase family 39 protein; this encodes MISFERLRITPPRLIWAGCLVTLLYAVFSQGVYHSDEHYQILEYACMKLFGTSTAHLAWEYPLQMRSGIQPFVAWAVGKGLLAAGLYSPFAVVFVLQLLSGALSVAVLLFFYRTVRDELEDEKARCWFLLLGFFLWFLAYLHVHFNAEMISGNLLLLLAALTIRCRRAVGRREFGWGVLLGMTAGMTFAVRFQMGFALLGYGIWLLVFHRRWKLYAGMVPGVLAILVLGLLADRWLYGEWTLTPWNYLHENILNARMDQFGVRPWWYYLTAPVLEGGVIFGLLVLAATLWFFRRRPRHVVTWMLVPFLAVHFFLPHKELRFFFPALFFAPWFIVLMFRELAGRFAGRGWRYALGTAVVMNFGIMGYNLMQDTPDVHFYKVMRNWCRGRGPVAALCMAGERSYYCHMQRFAIPSRVVEARFYMPENLECFHFDSPAALREAALRFKAEGRCVLILSPDPDLTGKSPLPLRKIVWSPYPEWVVRYFNFNDWTRFAVRSKNVYEVQAQPELHRDC